The DNA sequence ATATTTTTTTTGAGTATAATATTCTTTTCTTTATTAGCCGTAGTAGGTTGCAGGGATATTTTTGGAGACAGGACAGAACCAGAATCTATAGTTCAACCGCCGCAGGAAGGTTCTAATTTAGTAGTAACTGAGCCGGTTCATGGAAAAATTTGGAATCCTGGAGATACAATCCAAATAAAATGGATTGCACCAACTATTAAAAAAATTGATTTGGAACTCTATAGAAAAAGTGAATATAAATTTCTAATTGCGGGGGAAGTTTCTAATTATGGTAATTACTCCTGGATTATACCAATAGACCTTCCTCTATCAAATCATTACCTGATCAAAGTTAGCAATCATAATAACGCAGATGTTTATAAATTCAGTGGAAGATTTGGTGTGCAATAATTCGATTTGGAGAGATATAAATGACCGATATTGATCTTAAAGATTTCGAAGATTATTTGTCGGAGTTTGATTTGATTCCGAAATTTGATGCTGAGCATTGTCCAATCTGCGGAATTGTCCTTTCAGATAGCTTATCCGTTAATAAAGTGCCTCTTGTAGAACTACGGTTTGAAAATGAGATGGTTGCAGAAAGAGCTATTGATCTTCTAGAATCAGAAGGAATAAAGTCAAGAAAGTCTTCTTCAGGGAAAGAAAAAATTCTTATCCCTGAAGAGAAGCTTGAAGATGCTAAGATTATATTAAAATCATAACTGATTGAAATTATTAACTATTTCAGCAGAATCATTTTTTTGGTTGATAAAAAATTACCTGCTTTCAAAGTATAGAAATATATTCCACTTGATAGTGCTGAAGCATCAAATTTATATTGATAAGTACCTGCGCTCATTTCTTCGTTAATAAGTGTGGTAACTTCATTCCCAAGAATATCGAAGACTTTTAACGAAACAACTCCTGTCTCCTTCAATGAATATGAGATGGTTGTTGTGGGATTAAAAGGATTCGGATAGTTTTGTTCCAGCGAGTATTGACTTGGAGTATTTACCTCAATCTCAATAGTTTCAGAATATTCAAAGGAGCCATTGAAATCAATTTGTTTTAACCTGTAACTGTAAATTCCGTACTGGGCATTTTCATCAACAAAAGAATAAGTTCGGAAGTCGGTAGTCGTACCCGAACCAGCAACAAATCCGATTTTTTCCCATGTGTCAGAAATTTTCCTTTCTACTTCAAAGCCAGAATTATTCGTTTCAGTAGCAGTTGTCCAGATTAAATTTACATCATTATCAGATGCATGTCCGGTGAAAGAAGTAAGCTCAACAGGAACCGCAACAGTTCCACCAGAAAAACAAACAACTTTACCATCACGTGTACCTGCTAACAATTCATAACTGAAGTTCCCGTCTATTGACGGAATTTTATTCACCGAATACATCCAGTCACCTGGAAATGAATGAAGGTAAATTAGCGAATCTCCTATTCCACTGATGCAATAGAAATTACCGTACCGCGCAGCAGCGAGAACATCCTCAAAACCATCATCGTTGATATCAGGAATTGTGGCAACACCAAACTGATAATCCATCTGCCAAGACCATAGCTGTGCTCCATTCGCTCCACTCAGGCAATTCAATCCATTGTTAGCAAAAGAAGCAATTACAACATCAGGGATCTGATCACTATTTATATCATTGATCAAAGTAATTTGAATAACTCCGGCTGAAGCTCCCAATGGGTAAGTCCATAAAATGCTACCTGTGGCACCATCTAGCCGATGTATTCTATTAAAATATTCTGCAGCTATAATGTCTGAATTACCATTTGGTAGAGGAAGTTCTAATAATTCCTTTGGTTCATAAAGTAACATTGGTCTTGTCCATAATGTTTGACCATTTGTTCCATTCAATGCTCTTACGGCTAAATCAGTGGTTCCATTGTTACCATAAGCAATAACCACGTCCGGCTTATTATCTCCATTTAAATCATCAATTGAAATTATAGTTTTCCCAAATGAAGGATTTGGACCAGGGAAAGGATGTTCCCATAATATATTTCCTGTCCGTCCTTCGAATAAAAATGCTCGTTTATAACCTGTTCCCTGCTCGTTTCCATCAGCAATAGCAAGTATATCAACAATACCATCACCATTAAAATCTCTTTGAACATCTACAGCTTCAAAATCTCCAAGATCCCAATTTATATCATCACCATACTGCCAGATGATCTGGCCGGTTTTACCACTCAGAACATAAACGTGCTCATTACCGCCGCCAATGGCAAGAACAACATCATCATATCCATCACCGTTTAAATCGTTAGCAATTTGTAT is a window from the bacterium genome containing:
- a CDS encoding GPI anchored serine-threonine rich family protein; translated protein: MKTVIFFLSIIFFSLLAVVGCRDIFGDRTEPESIVQPPQEGSNLVVTEPVHGKIWNPGDTIQIKWIAPTIKKIDLELYRKSEYKFLIAGEVSNYGNYSWIIPIDLPLSNHYLIKVSNHNNADVYKFSGRFGVQ